The Myroides phaeus DNA segment ATCCATTAAAGAAACAAGGATATATTTCTTCTTTCGAAAAACAAAAAACAAGTTTAAGACAAAAATGTATTAATGGAGATTGTTTAGCTTCTGAATATGACAACATATTAATACACCCTAAAAAAGTAGATTTAATCAAAGCTAAACCTATCTATTTCTTTGAAGACTTTGAAGACATAACAGAAGCCAGAAAAGTATCAGACCACATTCCAATAATGATAGAAGTCAATATATTATAAACAAAAAAAAGCCTCATTTGAGGCTTTTTTTGTCTATCAAAAGGGGCTATTATCTTCTGCCCATATAAATCATTACATAGTACAACAAAGTACCTAAAGAAGATATTGCAGCAACAACGTATGTACGAGCAGCCCAAGACAGAGCATCCTTAGCTCCAGCATACTCTTGTTGATTCACCATATTCTTACTTTGAAGCCATTTTAAGGCACGATTACTTGCATCGTACTCTACTGGCAACGTAATAAAAGAAAACAGCGTTGTAAGGGCAAATAAAACAATCCCTAACAACAATAACTGCGGAAATGTATTAATCATCAATACTCCTCCTAATAAAATAAAAGGCATAACGCGTGAACTAATGCTAACTGCAGGAACTAATTTAGAACGCATAGTTAACCAATGATAAGCTTGTGCATGTTGCACAGCGTGACCTACCTCGTGTGCTGCTACAGCTGCTGCTGCTGCATTGCGCTCATTATATACTGCTTCACTTAAATTTACCGTTTTGTCAGCAGGGTTATAGTGGTCTGTCAATCTCCCTGGAGTAGATATAACCTTAACATCTCTAATTCCATGATCAAACAACATCTTCTGTGCAATTTCAGCACCACTCATTCCATTTTGTAAATGCACCTTAGAGTACTTATCAAATTTAGATTGTAAGCGATTACCAACGAACCAACTTACTCCCATAATAAGTATCATAAAAATCCAAATTCCCATAACACGTTTTTTTTTAGTTATATACAAATATAACATCAAATGACAAGCCAAACTTTAAAAATGACACAATGGCATAAAAAAAGGGGTTACTTGCGTAACCCCTTTCTAATAATATATTATTATTTAAGTTTTTTCTTAACTTCCACTTCTTGGAATGCTTCAATAACATCGTATTCTTTAATGTCATTGTAGTTTTTAATTTGAATACCACAATCATATCCTTTAGCAACTTCTTTAACATCGTCTTTGAAACGTTTTAAAGCAAGTAACTCACCAGTATAGATAACTACACCTTCACGGATTAAGCGGATTCTTGAAGAACGGAAGATCTTACCATCAGTAACCATACATCCAGCAATTGTTCCAACTTTAGAAATTTTGAACAACTCACGAATTTCAGCACTTCCTGTAACTTCTTCTTTCATCTCTGGAGACAACATACCTTCCATTGCATCTTTCAAGTCATCAATTGCATCATAGATGATTGAGTAATTACGGATATCAATTTCTTCCTTATCAGCTAATTGTTTAGCAGATGCCATAGGACGAACGTTAAATCCGATAATAATTGCGTCAGAAGCAGAAGCTAACAATACGTCAGATTCTGTAATCGCACCAACACCTTTATGAATGATATTGATTTGAATTTCTTCAGTAGATAATTTAGAGAATGAATCAGATAATGCCTCAACAGAACCATCCACGTCTCCTTTTAAGATAATGTTCAACTCTTTGAAGTCTCCTAAAGCAATACGACGTCCAATCTCTGCCAATGTAATATGACGTTGAGCACGTACAGATTGTTCACGAACTAACTGAGTACGTTTAGCAGCAATTTGTTTTGCTTCTTTTTCCTCTTCAAATACATTGAATTTATCACCAGCAGTAGGTGCTCCATCTAAACCTAATACAGAAATTGGTCTTGAAGGTCCAGCTTCTTTCACTGAATTACCACGTTCATCATGCATAGCACGAACTTTACCATGGTTACGACCAGCTAATAAGTAATCACCTACTTTTAATGTACCAGCTTGAACTAATACAGTAGATACATATCCTCTACCTTTATCTAAGAATGCTTCAACAACAGTACCAACAGCTAATTTATTAGGGTTAGCTTTTAACTCTAACATTTCAGCTTCAAGAAGAACTTTTTCAAGTAATTCCGTCATACCAATACCTTGTTTAGCAGAAATATCTTGTGATTGATAAGTACCACCCCACTCTTCAACTAATAAGTTCATAGAAGCTAAACGCTCTTTAATCTTATCAGGATTTGCAGTTGGTTTATCAACTTTATTAATTGCAAAAATAATTGGCACACCAGCCGCTTGAGCGTGGCTAATAGCCTCTTTTGTTTGTGGCATAATGTCATCATCCGCTGCAATTACGATAATAACAATATCAGTAACTTGAGCACCACGAGCACGCATTGCTGTAAAGGCCTCGTGACCAGGAGTATCTAAGAAAGTAATCTTTTGTCCTCCTTCTAACGTTACACCATACGCACCAATGTGTTGTGTAATTCCTCCAGACTCACCAGCAATTACGTTAGCTTTACGAACGTAATCCAATAAAGATGTTTTACCGTGATCCACGTGTCCCATTACCGTAACAATAGGAGCTCTTGGTTGTAAATCTTCTTCTCTATCTGGAGTTTCTTCAATAGCTTCATCAATATCAGCAGTAGTAAAATCTACTTCATATCCGAATTCATCAGCAACAATAGTTAATGTCTCAGCATCTAAACGTTGATTCATTGTAACCATAATTCCTAATGACATACAGCTACCAATCACCTTAGTAATAGGCACATCCATCATCGTAGCAACTTCACCTACAGTAACGAATTCTGTTACTTTCAAGATTCTGTTTCCTGCTTCGATTTCTAACTGCTCCATATCCGTTTTCTTACGGTGTGTATCACGTTTATCACGACGATACTTAGCAGCTTTTGACTTGTTACCTTTACCTTGAAGACGCTCAAGTGTCTCCTTAATTTGGTTTTTAACTTCTTCTTCAGTAGGCTCAGCTTTTACGATAGGAGTAGTATTTCTTCTTTGGTTATTCTTATTACCAAATTTTCCACCACCACTATTGTTCTTGTTGTGACCTCCTCTGTTATTGTTGTTATTCCCTCCAGTATTGTTAGAATTAGTATTATTAGTATTTGTACCCTCACCAGGTTTTGCAATACGTTTTCTCTTATTCTTATTAGCACCCGGAGTACCTTCTTTTTTGTTATCTTTATTAGAAGCGTTACCATTTCCTTTTTTAGGATCTTCTTTTTTCTTCTTAGGCTTATTAAATTGAGACAAGTCAATTGTTTGTCCTGTAAAAGTAGTTCCTGAAAGCTTTTGGTAATTTGTTTTGATTACTTCATCTCCAACTTTTGCATCTGCATTGTTAGTCTCTTCTACTTTTTTAGAATCAACCTTTTTAAATGAAGCATCTTTACCTCCTGTAGATTCCTTTTGTTTTGGTTTTTCTACCTCTTTTTTACCTTCCACTTGTTTACCTGGGTTCGTTACTTTAGATGCCTCTTTCTTAACTTCAGTTTTAGGAGCAGTTTCTTTTTTGCTTTCTACAACTGTATTAGATTCTTTACCCTTACTATCTTTAGCAGGAGCTTTAGCATCTTTTTCTAAAGTTTTATTCACTTTATTTACATCTTCTGAAGGAGCTTTAGTTTTTTTAGGCTCAAGATCTATTTTACCAACCGTTTTAATAGCAGCAATCTCTTCAGCTTTAGCTCTGATGATTTCTTGCTCACGTTTGATACGTAATTCTTCTTGCTTTTTCTTTTCCTCTAGCTCTTTCTCGCGCTCCAATTTAAAAGCCTCTTTCTCTTTCTTTTTCTCTTCACTCACCTCAATAGATGCCTCTTTCTTGCCTTTATCAGCAGAAAATTGTTTACACAAAACGCTATATTCTACTTCAGAAATTTTAGCATTAGGTGTTGCGTCGATATCATGCCCTTTACCTTTTAAAAAGTCAACGGCTCTATCTAGAGAAATATTCAATTCCCTTAAAACTTTATTTATTCTTATTGCTCTTTCTTCAGACATATTATCTTTTTAGTGTATTTAAATGTGTTGTGTTGTTTAGCTGGTGTTAATCTTCGAACTCTTCCTTCAAGATTCTCATCACATCTTCAATTGTTTCCTCCTCAAGATCAGTTCGTTTCATCAACTCATCAACACTAAGACTTAAAACGCTTTTTGCTGTATCCAAACCAATTCTTGCAAATTCTTCAATAACCCATTCGTCGATTTCATCTTTGAATTCTTTCAATTCAACATCATCATCTTCAGGGTTTAGTTCTCTCATAACATCAATATCGTATCCAGTTAACATACCAGCCAACTTGATGTTTTGACCTCCACGACCAATCGCACGAGATACCTCTTCTAAATCTAAATAAACGTTTGCTTTTTTAGCTTCCTCATCGATAACAACTTTGTTAACGCGAGCTGGTGCTAATGCACGTTTAATAAATAAATCTACATTGTTTGTAAAGTTGATAACGTCAATATTCTCGTTTCCTAACTCACGAACAATTCCATGAATACGAGACCCCTTCATACCTACACAAGCACCAACTGGGTCAATTCTATCATCAAATGTATCTACAGCAACTTTCGCTTTTTCTCCTGGAATTCTCACTACTTTTTTTACAGAGATGTGACCATCTGCAATTTCCGGAATCTCTTGTTCAAACAATTTTTCCAAAAATTTAATAGAAGTACGAGACATAATGATTTGTGGTTTTGTACCTTTCAATTCAACAGACTCAATAATACCTCTTACTGTATCACCTTTTCTAAAGAAATCAGATGCAATCTGTTTTTCTTTAGGCAATACGATTTCATTTCCTTCTTCATCCATCAAAATTACAACTTTTGGACGGATGTGATGCACTTCAGCAGAATAAACTTCACCTACGATGTCTTTAAACTGTTTGTACAAAGTAGTATTATCATGTTCAGTAACTTTAGAGTTTAAGTTCTGACGTAACGCTAAAATAGCACGTCTTCCTAATTGCTCCAATTTCACTTCTTCAGAAACTTCTTCTCCTACCTCAAAATCTGGTTCGATTTTACGCGCCTGTGATAATGATATTTCATAATTATCATCCTCTACTTCACCATCATTAACAACAGTACGGTTTCTAAATATCTGGCAATCACCTTTATCTGGGTTAACAATAATATCAAAATTATCATCAGCTCCAAATCTTTTTTTCAACGCATTTCTAAATACATCTTCTAAAATAGCCATCAGCGTTACACGCTCGATATCTTTTTCGTCTTTAAATTCTGAGAATGAATCTACTAAATCTCTATTCTCCATGTGATCTTTATATTTTTAAAATGAAATTATAACATTCGCTTCTTTGATACTCTCAAAAGGAATTACGGCTTCTTTTTCTACCGTTACTTTCCCTTTTCCGACAGGTTTTGGCTCTCTTGTTTTCCACTTAAGAACTATTTTGTCGTCTACAATGCTATCTAATGTAGCTTCGTACTTTTCTTGTTCGTGTGTTACCACTTTTAACTTTCTACCAATATTCTTGTTGTACTGGCGAAACAATTTTATTGGCGAAGCAGCTCCTGACGATGCTACTTCAAGAGAAAAGTCTTCTTCTTCTCTATCCAAATTGTGCTCAATAGCGCGACTAAAATTGATACAATCTTGTAATACTACGCCTTCATCACCATCTATAATAACAGTAATTTTATTATCAGACGATATAGTAAAATCTATAATAAATATAGACGGATACTGCTCTAATGCCTGATCAATTAATTGTTGTACTTTACCTTTTAATGTCATATGCTATAAAAAGAGGGGACGTCTATGTCCCCTCATTATTTAACTTGTTTTAATAAATAACAGCACAAAGATATTAATTTTTTTATTACAAATAAAACTTTTGCCTATTGATAATTATATTCTTAACTTTAAATCACACAAATAAATAGATAAAACAACTAATAATACCATGAAAAAAATACTTGTCCCAACAGACTTTTCTTCTCAAGCTTATAACGCTATAAAAATAGCTGCTGTTCTTGCTAAAAAATCGAACTCTGAAATATTATTATTACACGTTCTTGATTTACCACAACAAGGTAGCGACAGCATAAGCAAAGGTTCTCCGATTCCTGAGGTTATGTTCTTCAAAAATGCTGCTGAACACAAACTAAAAGAGCTTGCTTTATCTGAAATATTCAACGGAGTAAACGTATCTACAAGCTTAATTCTTGAAAGAACTTCTCCTGGTGTTATCAAAACAGCCGAAACAAATGATGTAGATCTAATTGTAATGGGGTCTCACGGGGTAAGTGGTGCTAAAGAATACTTCGTTGGTTCTAATACCCAAAAAGTAGTTCGCACTTCTGACATTCCTGTTCTTGTAATTAAAGGAGACGATGAAGAATTTAACATCAATGATGTTGTTTTTGCTTCTGACTTTTCAGACAATATGAAAGAACCTTTCAAAAGAATATTGCGCTTAAACAACTTACTGAATGCAAATTTACACTTGCTAATGGTTAATACTCCAAATAGCTTCAAACCAACTCACGTAGCAGAAGAAATTTTAAATGACTTCTTACAAGATATTACTGACAGCTCTTTT contains these protein-coding regions:
- a CDS encoding zinc metallopeptidase, whose protein sequence is MGIWIFMILIMGVSWFVGNRLQSKFDKYSKVHLQNGMSGAEIAQKMLFDHGIRDVKVISTPGRLTDHYNPADKTVNLSEAVYNERNAAAAAVAAHEVGHAVQHAQAYHWLTMRSKLVPAVSISSRVMPFILLGGVLMINTFPQLLLLGIVLFALTTLFSFITLPVEYDASNRALKWLQSKNMVNQQEYAGAKDALSWAARTYVVAAISSLGTLLYYVMIYMGRR
- the infB gene encoding translation initiation factor IF-2, which produces MSEERAIRINKVLRELNISLDRAVDFLKGKGHDIDATPNAKISEVEYSVLCKQFSADKGKKEASIEVSEEKKKEKEAFKLEREKELEEKKKQEELRIKREQEIIRAKAEEIAAIKTVGKIDLEPKKTKAPSEDVNKVNKTLEKDAKAPAKDSKGKESNTVVESKKETAPKTEVKKEASKVTNPGKQVEGKKEVEKPKQKESTGGKDASFKKVDSKKVEETNNADAKVGDEVIKTNYQKLSGTTFTGQTIDLSQFNKPKKKKEDPKKGNGNASNKDNKKEGTPGANKNKRKRIAKPGEGTNTNNTNSNNTGGNNNNNRGGHNKNNSGGGKFGNKNNQRRNTTPIVKAEPTEEEVKNQIKETLERLQGKGNKSKAAKYRRDKRDTHRKKTDMEQLEIEAGNRILKVTEFVTVGEVATMMDVPITKVIGSCMSLGIMVTMNQRLDAETLTIVADEFGYEVDFTTADIDEAIEETPDREEDLQPRAPIVTVMGHVDHGKTSLLDYVRKANVIAGESGGITQHIGAYGVTLEGGQKITFLDTPGHEAFTAMRARGAQVTDIVIIVIAADDDIMPQTKEAISHAQAAGVPIIFAINKVDKPTANPDKIKERLASMNLLVEEWGGTYQSQDISAKQGIGMTELLEKVLLEAEMLELKANPNKLAVGTVVEAFLDKGRGYVSTVLVQAGTLKVGDYLLAGRNHGKVRAMHDERGNSVKEAGPSRPISVLGLDGAPTAGDKFNVFEEEKEAKQIAAKRTQLVREQSVRAQRHITLAEIGRRIALGDFKELNIILKGDVDGSVEALSDSFSKLSTEEIQINIIHKGVGAITESDVLLASASDAIIIGFNVRPMASAKQLADKEEIDIRNYSIIYDAIDDLKDAMEGMLSPEMKEEVTGSAEIRELFKISKVGTIAGCMVTDGKIFRSSRIRLIREGVVIYTGELLALKRFKDDVKEVAKGYDCGIQIKNYNDIKEYDVIEAFQEVEVKKKLK
- the nusA gene encoding transcription termination factor NusA; translated protein: MENRDLVDSFSEFKDEKDIERVTLMAILEDVFRNALKKRFGADDNFDIIVNPDKGDCQIFRNRTVVNDGEVEDDNYEISLSQARKIEPDFEVGEEVSEEVKLEQLGRRAILALRQNLNSKVTEHDNTTLYKQFKDIVGEVYSAEVHHIRPKVVILMDEEGNEIVLPKEKQIASDFFRKGDTVRGIIESVELKGTKPQIIMSRTSIKFLEKLFEQEIPEIADGHISVKKVVRIPGEKAKVAVDTFDDRIDPVGACVGMKGSRIHGIVRELGNENIDVINFTNNVDLFIKRALAPARVNKVVIDEEAKKANVYLDLEEVSRAIGRGGQNIKLAGMLTGYDIDVMRELNPEDDDVELKEFKDEIDEWVIEEFARIGLDTAKSVLSLSVDELMKRTDLEEETIEDVMRILKEEFED
- the rimP gene encoding ribosome assembly cofactor RimP — its product is MTLKGKVQQLIDQALEQYPSIFIIDFTISSDNKITVIIDGDEGVVLQDCINFSRAIEHNLDREEEDFSLEVASSGAASPIKLFRQYNKNIGRKLKVVTHEQEKYEATLDSIVDDKIVLKWKTREPKPVGKGKVTVEKEAVIPFESIKEANVIISF
- a CDS encoding universal stress protein, which produces MKKILVPTDFSSQAYNAIKIAAVLAKKSNSEILLLHVLDLPQQGSDSISKGSPIPEVMFFKNAAEHKLKELALSEIFNGVNVSTSLILERTSPGVIKTAETNDVDLIVMGSHGVSGAKEYFVGSNTQKVVRTSDIPVLVIKGDDEEFNINDVVFASDFSDNMKEPFKRILRLNNLLNANLHLLMVNTPNSFKPTHVAEEILNDFLQDITDSSFDLSIYNDLNVEKGIINFSKKINADLITIATHGRTGLSHFFNGSISEDLVNHSKISVLTIKID